The bacterium DNA segment TGGCTTCCTCGCTGGATCCGCGAATCAGCCGCCGCGCCCGCGCTGGCCCAGCCGCCGGCGGAGAGCTACCTCGACGAGCAGCTCGCCGGCAAAACCGTGCGCAACCTGCACTCGGTGGGGGACGGCGCCTACTGCGGCGAGACGATCATCTTCTGGGACGCCGAGGTGATCGGACCCTAGCATGGCGCACCTTTGCACTCCGCGAGGCCTCCCGCAGGTAGGCCGGGCGCCCGCCCGGGGTCGGGAGGTTGCAGACCCGTAACAAGAATCTTGCGCCCGGCCGCGCCACCGTGTACCGTCGGAGTTTCTGCCTGGAGGTGACAGGTGGTGGGAAGTCCTTGCAACAAGATCAATTACGAGTTCCACCCGGACGGCTACATCATCGCCACGGCCGCCCGCGGCGTGGAGATCGAAGCCACGGACTTCGCCGCTCTCCTCCAGGCCGCCCGCCTGCGGTACGACTCCCCCTTCGGCTTCCTCTGCAACCGGGTCAACGACTACCTCATCGACTTGGCCGTCTACGAGCTGATCGAGACGAGCGAGGACCTGGTCGCCATGGCCGTCGTTCTCTATGAAGGACAGAGCTTCCCCGCGGCGCGCCTCGAGGCGCAGTACCTGCGCAGGACCGCCTACGCCACCTTCTTCTCCATAGAGAGCGCGCAGCGCTGGCTGCGTGAGCGCCTCGCCGAGCACCTGCCACCGCCCAGCGCTTGACGGCCGCAGCGCCATCCCTACACTGCCCGCATGCGCGTGATCTCCCTCAACGTCGGCCGGCCGCGACCCGCAGCCTGGAAGGGCAAGCTCGTCGAGACGGGCATCTACAAGCAGCCCGTCGCGGGGCGCATCGCCCTGCACGGCAACCAACTCGCCGGGGACGGCCAGGGCGACCGCGCGGTGCACGGCGGCGAGTTCAAGGCCGTCTACGCCTACCCGAGCGAGCACTACCCCTTCTGGCAGACCGAGCTGGGCGGCGCGCCGCTCGCCTGGGGCGCCTTCGGCGAGAACCTCAGCACCGAAGGGCTGCTCGAGAGCGAGGCCATGATCGGCGACGTGTACCGCATCGGTACGGCGCGCCTGCGTGTGACGCAGCCGCGCTTTCCCTGCAGCCGCCTCGCGCTGCGGCATGGGCGCGACGACATCATCGAGCGCTTCCTGCACAGCTTGAGGAGCGGCATCTACTTCGCGGTCGAGGAGGAAGGCGAGCTGGCTGCGGGCGACGAGATCCTGCTCGAGCGCCACGGCACCTCCGGGATCACGGTGCGCGAGGTGGCCGGGCTGGTGGCCGGGCCGCGGGATCCGGAGCTGCTGCGCCGCGCGGTGGCGCTCGCCGAGCTGCCGCCGAGTCTGCACAAGCAGCTCGCCGGCTACCTCGACGAGTCCAGGAAACCCTGACGCGCGAGGGTGGCCAGCAGGTCGGCGCTGATCGCCTCGTTCTCGGCCTTCGTGTACTTGAGCTGCGTGTAGATCTGGGCCAGGTTCTTCACGCCCGAATCGCGCATGCGCGCCGCCAGCTCGGGGAAGCTCTCGTAGCGCTTCCAGCCCTCGGTCTCGCGCTCACGGTAGACGGCGCGGACGCCTGCGTCGTCGGGGTCGGCGTAGCGCTCCTCGTGCACGATGCCGCCGATGGGTAGCCGCGCGCGCGGCGCCGGGTCCTCGTCCGGCCAGCCGACGACCAGCGTCGTGGCCGGGAAGACGCCGGCCGGCAGGTCGAAGAACTCGACCAGCCCCTCCGTGGCGCCCAGCGTGGTCCCCATGTAGCAGATGCCCAGCCCGCGCGACTCGGCGGCGAGGGCCGCGTTCTGCGCGGCGATCAGCGCGTCGGCGAAGCCGACGAGGAAGCTGAGCAGGTTGTCGAAGCCGGGGTCCGCCTCGCTCAGCTCGCACCAGCGCGTCATGCGCCGCCAGTCGACACAGAAGGTCAGCAAGAGCGGCGCCTCGAGCACCATGTCCTGCTCGAAGTGCAGCCGCCACAGCTCGCGCCGCCGCGCCTCCTCGCGCGTGACGATGATCGAGTAGGTCTGCATGTTGCCGCTGCTCGAGGCCCGCGTGGCGGCGTGGAGGATCTCGGCGAGCAGGGCCGGCTCCACGGGCGCGGGGCGGTACTTGCGGATGCTGCGGTGCGCGGCAATCTGGGCGAGGATGTCCACGGCGCCTCCCTTTGGCGAGCGGCAAGACTAGCGCGCCGCGCGCGCTTGGGCTAGGATTTGTGCGCCGAGCGCGCGGCGGCACCCGCCGCGCGACCCCCGCCACAAAGGAGGGCGCCATGCGCTGGAGGGGTCGCCAAGGCAGCGAGAACGTGAGAGACCTGCGCGGCGCTCGCCGCCCTGCAATGATCGGCGGCGGCCTGGGCGGCGTCGGGCTCATCATCCTGCTCGTCTACCTGTTCATGGGCGGCGATCCCACGGCCCTGCTGAACCAGGGCTCCGGCGTGCTGCCCAGCCAGGAGCAGGGCGCGCCCGTGGACGCCAGCTCGGACGAGGGCGCGCAGTTCGTCTCGGTGGTGCTGGCCGACACCGAGGCGGTCTGGGGCGAGCTCTTCGCGCAGAACGGCATGCAGTACGAAGAGCCGCAGCTCGTGCTCTTCACCGATCAGGTGCGCTCGGCCTGCGGTTTCCAGAGCGCGGCGGTGGGGCCCTTCTACTGCCCGGGCGACCGGACGGCCTACATCGACCTCAGCTTCTACGAGTTGCTGCGCCAGCGCTTCGGCGCCGCCGGGGACTTTGCGCAGGCCTACGTGATCGCCCACGAGATCGGCCACCACGTGCAGAACCTGCTCGGCGTCACCGAGCAGGTCGATCAGCAGCGGGGACAGCTCAGCGAGCGCGACGCCAACGAGCTCTCCGTGCGCGTCGAGCTCCAGGCGGACTTCTTCGCCGGCCTTTGGGCGCACCACGCACAGCGGCGTTTCAACATCCTCGAGCCGGGGGACATCGAGGAGGCGCTCAACGCAGCCAACGCGATCGGCGACGACAACATCCAGCGCCGCGCGCAGGGCCGCGTCGTGCCCGACGCCTTCACGCACGGCACGGGCGAGCAGCGCGTGCGCTGGTTCCGCCTCGGCTTCGAGACGGGCGACATCCGCCGCGGCGACACCTTCGCCGCGCCGAACCTCTAGCGCCTTGGGCGCGCCGCCCGCCGTGGTGATTCGCCCCGGCCGCGCGGGCGACCTGGCGGCGATCCTCGCGATCCTCAACCACTACATCCGCGAGACGCACCACAGCTTCGACGTCGAGCCCCACAC contains these protein-coding regions:
- a CDS encoding MOSC domain-containing protein, encoding MRVISLNVGRPRPAAWKGKLVETGIYKQPVAGRIALHGNQLAGDGQGDRAVHGGEFKAVYAYPSEHYPFWQTELGGAPLAWGAFGENLSTEGLLESEAMIGDVYRIGTARLRVTQPRFPCSRLALRHGRDDIIERFLHSLRSGIYFAVEEEGELAAGDEILLERHGTSGITVREVAGLVAGPRDPELLRRAVALAELPPSLHKQLAGYLDESRKP
- a CDS encoding metalloprotease, with amino-acid sequence MRWRGRQGSENVRDLRGARRPAMIGGGLGGVGLIILLVYLFMGGDPTALLNQGSGVLPSQEQGAPVDASSDEGAQFVSVVLADTEAVWGELFAQNGMQYEEPQLVLFTDQVRSACGFQSAAVGPFYCPGDRTAYIDLSFYELLRQRFGAAGDFAQAYVIAHEIGHHVQNLLGVTEQVDQQRGQLSERDANELSVRVELQADFFAGLWAHHAQRRFNILEPGDIEEALNAANAIGDDNIQRRAQGRVVPDAFTHGTGEQRVRWFRLGFETGDIRRGDTFAAPNL
- a CDS encoding NADPH-dependent oxidoreductase, which encodes MDILAQIAAHRSIRKYRPAPVEPALLAEILHAATRASSSGNMQTYSIIVTREEARRRELWRLHFEQDMVLEAPLLLTFCVDWRRMTRWCELSEADPGFDNLLSFLVGFADALIAAQNAALAAESRGLGICYMGTTLGATEGLVEFFDLPAGVFPATTLVVGWPDEDPAPRARLPIGGIVHEERYADPDDAGVRAVYRERETEGWKRYESFPELAARMRDSGVKNLAQIYTQLKYTKAENEAISADLLATLARQGFLDSSR